In Artemia franciscana chromosome 4, ASM3288406v1, whole genome shotgun sequence, a single window of DNA contains:
- the LOC136026221 gene encoding heme-binding protein 2-like, whose amino-acid sequence MGFLSCLVNNTKNTNLAEQDQNNQCRYGSAMKTIVVFLVLVAYTKAAVEETPYEVIETAADYEIRRYPQRKWVATTLEALSYDSVTNALFQTLFQYIDGGNSEGAIIPMTAPVTSLVAPGASTESPSTFTMAFYIPEEFQASPPSPTNPNIFIEDRPEFELYSRRFTGYAYEEEYTAEANALYLSLERDGITDAQYAPWYIVGYNSPFDFVNRRNEVWYPRKAVKQY is encoded by the exons ATGGGTTTTTTATCTTGTTTAGTTAATAAtacgaaaaatacaaatttagctGAACAAGACCAAAATAATCAGTGTCGTTACGGATCAGCAATGAAAACTATAGTTGTGTTTTTG GTCTTGGTCGCTTACACTAAAGCAGCAGTAGAGGAGACTCCCTATGAAGTCattgaaacagcagcg GATTATGAAATCAGACGTTACCCCCAGCGAAAATGGGTTGCAACAACCTTAGAAGCCTTAAGCTATGATTCAGTTACAAATGCTTTATTCCAAACCCTGTTTCAGTACATAGATGGCGGCAATTCAGAAG gagcCATAATCCCTATGACAGCTCCAGTTACAAGTTTAGTTGCCCCTGGGGCATCTACTGAGAGTCCTTCCACCTTCACAATGGCATTTTACATACCCGAAGAATTTCAAGCAAGTCCACCTTCTCCAACAAATCCAAATATATTTATTGAGGATAGACCTGAATTTGAGCTATACTCTCG GCGTTTCACTGGTTATGCATATGAAGAGGAATACACCGCTGAAGCCAATGCTCTTTACCTCTCTTTAGAAAGGGATGGTATAACTGATGCACAGTATGCACCGTGGTACATTGTTGGATACAATTCACCTTTCGATTTCGTAAATAGACGGAATGAAGTTTGGTATCC